The Caloenas nicobarica isolate bCalNic1 chromosome 28, bCalNic1.hap1, whole genome shotgun sequence genome window below encodes:
- the LOC135999345 gene encoding olfactory receptor 14J1-like: MYFFLLNLALLDLGSISTTVPKSMANSLWDTRAISYSGCAAQLFFFFFCATAEYSLLTIMSYDRYVAICKPLHYGTLLGSRACVHMAAAAWATGFLNALLHTANTFSLPLCKGNALDQFFCEIPQILKLSCSQSYSREAGLLVVSVCLGFGCFVFIVVSYVQILRSVLRIPSEQGRHKAFATCLPHLAVVSLYVSTAMFAYLKPPSISSPSLDLVVSVLYSVV, translated from the coding sequence atgtacttcttcctgctcaacctcgccctcctcgacctcGGCTCCATCTCCAcaactgtccccaaatccatggccaattccctctgggacacaagGGCCATCTCATActcgggatgtgctgcccaactcttttttttctttttctgtgctacagcagaatattcacttctcaccatcatgtcctatgaccgctacgttgccatctgcaaacccctgcactacgggaccctcctgggcagcagagcttgtgtccacatggcagcagctgcctgggccactgggtttctcaatgctctgctgcacacggccaatacattttcactgccactgtgcaagggcaatgccctggaccagttcttctgtgaaatcccccagatcctcaagctctcctgctcacagtcctactccagggaagctgggctccttgtggttagtgtctgtttaggatttgggtgttttgtgttcattgtggtatcctatgtgcagatcttgaggtccgtgctgaggatcccctctgagcagggacggcacaaagcctttgccacgtgcctccctcacctggccgtggtctccctctatgtcagcactgccatgtttgcctacctgaagcccccctccatctcctccccatccctggacctggtggtgtctgttctgtactcggtggtg